A stretch of the Comamonas testosteroni TK102 genome encodes the following:
- the fliS gene encoding flagellar export chaperone FliS has protein sequence MYTPSFSRAASAYRQVGAQSGVESASPHRLIQMLFEGLLQNLNAARGAIERGEVEVKGTQLGRAVRILEEGLKGSLNREQGGELAANLGALYDYCIQRLTHANLRNDVQAVEEVVSLVEPVAQGWQEIGSAPAAAAGQ, from the coding sequence ATGTATACCCCCTCTTTTTCCCGCGCTGCGAGTGCCTATCGCCAGGTAGGTGCTCAGTCTGGCGTGGAAAGCGCATCGCCACATCGCCTGATTCAGATGCTGTTTGAAGGGCTGTTGCAGAACCTGAATGCTGCACGCGGCGCGATTGAGCGCGGCGAGGTAGAGGTCAAGGGCACCCAACTGGGTCGTGCGGTGCGCATCCTGGAAGAAGGCCTCAAGGGCAGTCTCAACCGCGAACAGGGCGGAGAGCTTGCCGCTAACCTGGGCGCCTTGTATGACTATTGCATCCAGCGCCTGACTCATGCCAATTTGCGCAATGACGTGCAGGCCGTGGAAGAGGTAGTCTCGCTGGTGGAGCCTGTCGCCCAAGGCTGGCAAGAAATCGGTTCCGCTCCCGCTGCTGCAGCCGGGCAATAA
- a CDS encoding flagellin, whose product MAATINTNIISINAQRNLALSGTSLATSMQRLSSGLRVNSAKDDAAGLAIAERMNTQVRGLQVASRNANDGISLAQTAEGALGKVGDMLQRMRELAVQAGNATNSKSDREALQAEVKQLSSEIDRVAKQTNFNGQKLLEGSFAGAVFQVGANSGDNITLGALADTRSSQLSSVSYGQSTVSPVATAQPIAAGQPLADFSTAAADVTITVGGGSAINLGPLAAAGSPQERLGQIVEAINNKTGDTGVTAYLTKIDGSENYQVDILSNKLDGSGNPVSVTFGGADFSAPSVGLNPAANPAGISLTGGAAPAAGSVSKAQGIEDIDVSTQAGAWVALQKIDSAVDQINSARATLGAMQSRFENAVNNIDIQSENLSAARGRIVDADFAKETANLSRTQILQQAGTAMVAQANQIPQQVLQLLQK is encoded by the coding sequence ATGGCTGCTACCATCAACACCAACATCATCTCGATCAACGCCCAGCGCAATCTAGCCCTCTCAGGCACGTCGCTGGCGACCTCCATGCAACGCCTGTCCTCGGGCCTGCGTGTCAACAGCGCCAAGGATGACGCAGCCGGCCTGGCCATTGCCGAACGCATGAATACACAGGTGCGCGGCCTGCAGGTTGCATCGCGCAATGCCAACGACGGAATTTCCCTGGCCCAGACGGCCGAAGGTGCGTTGGGCAAGGTCGGCGACATGCTGCAGCGTATGCGCGAGTTGGCCGTGCAAGCCGGCAATGCCACCAACAGCAAGAGCGACCGCGAAGCGCTGCAGGCCGAAGTCAAGCAGCTGTCCTCCGAAATCGATCGTGTTGCCAAGCAGACCAATTTCAACGGCCAGAAGCTGCTGGAGGGCAGCTTTGCGGGTGCGGTGTTCCAGGTGGGCGCCAACTCTGGCGACAACATCACGCTGGGCGCTTTGGCAGATACACGGTCCTCGCAGCTGTCCTCGGTGTCCTATGGACAGTCGACAGTCTCCCCCGTTGCGACTGCCCAGCCCATTGCTGCAGGCCAGCCCCTTGCCGATTTCAGCACCGCTGCCGCCGATGTGACCATCACCGTTGGTGGTGGCTCTGCGATCAACCTGGGGCCACTGGCCGCAGCAGGCAGTCCCCAGGAGCGCCTGGGACAGATCGTGGAAGCCATCAACAACAAAACCGGTGATACCGGCGTGACCGCCTACCTGACCAAGATTGATGGTTCCGAGAACTACCAGGTGGACATCCTGTCCAACAAGCTCGACGGCAGCGGCAACCCTGTGTCCGTGACTTTTGGGGGCGCCGACTTCAGCGCGCCAAGCGTGGGCCTCAACCCTGCGGCCAATCCAGCTGGCATCAGCTTGACCGGTGGCGCTGCCCCTGCTGCAGGTTCCGTCAGCAAAGCTCAGGGCATCGAAGACATTGATGTATCCACCCAGGCGGGTGCCTGGGTTGCCTTGCAGAAGATCGACAGCGCCGTAGACCAGATCAACAGCGCACGAGCCACGCTGGGCGCCATGCAGAGCCGCTTCGAGAACGCGGTCAACAATATCGACATCCAGTCGGAAAACCTCTCGGCCGCACGAGGACGCATCGTTGATGCAGACTTTGCCAAGGAAACCGCCAACCTGAGCCGCACACAGATCCTGCAGCAGGCCGGCACGGCCATGGTGGCCCAGGCCAACCAGATTCCCCAGCAAGTGCTGCAGCTGCTGCAAAAATAA
- a CDS encoding flagellin, protein MAMTINTNVVSINAQRNLGLSGSSLATSMQRLSSGLRVNSAKDDAAGLAIAERMSTQVRGLSVASRNANDGISLAQTAEGALGKVGDMLQRMRELAVQSGNATNSKSDREALQAELSQLRDEVDRVAKTTTFNGQKVLDGSFTGGVFQVGANSGDNITVGALANTKVDELGKSAYGEVTGGLVAATVKSEAQAAISAGDVTITITGANGKAAADVTIAKDANVTEDEALGKVIAAINTRTADTGVTAFLSDDKTKIELRATENPANGDALSNISISSSIASVDAASFTEAGGKGIDKVNISTQSGAWEALQRIDQAIDKVNSARADLGAIQTRFEKSIENIDIQSENLSAARGRITDADFAKETANLSRTQILQQAGTAMVAQANQLPQQVLSLLK, encoded by the coding sequence ATGGCCATGACCATCAACACCAACGTTGTTTCGATCAATGCCCAGCGCAACCTGGGCCTGTCGGGCAGCTCGCTGGCGACCTCCATGCAACGCCTGTCCTCGGGCCTGCGTGTCAACAGCGCCAAGGATGATGCGGCCGGCCTGGCCATTGCCGAGCGCATGAGCACCCAGGTGCGTGGCCTGTCCGTGGCTTCTCGCAATGCCAACGATGGGATTTCTCTGGCCCAGACGGCAGAAGGTGCCTTGGGCAAGGTCGGCGACATGCTGCAACGCATGCGTGAACTGGCCGTGCAGTCGGGCAATGCCACCAATAGCAAGTCTGACCGCGAAGCCCTGCAGGCCGAACTCTCGCAACTGCGTGACGAAGTGGATCGCGTGGCCAAGACCACCACCTTCAACGGTCAGAAGGTGCTGGACGGCAGCTTCACCGGTGGTGTGTTCCAGGTGGGTGCGAACTCGGGCGACAACATCACGGTGGGAGCTTTGGCTAATACCAAGGTGGATGAGCTGGGCAAGTCTGCTTATGGCGAAGTGACGGGTGGGTTGGTCGCAGCAACGGTCAAATCTGAAGCGCAGGCGGCGATTTCGGCTGGCGATGTGACGATCACGATCACCGGCGCCAATGGCAAGGCAGCAGCCGACGTCACGATTGCCAAGGATGCCAACGTGACCGAGGACGAGGCCCTGGGCAAGGTGATCGCAGCCATCAATACTCGGACTGCAGACACAGGCGTGACAGCTTTCCTGAGCGACGACAAGACCAAGATCGAGCTGCGTGCGACCGAAAACCCCGCCAATGGCGATGCGCTCTCCAATATTTCGATCAGCAGCAGCATTGCCTCGGTGGACGCGGCAAGCTTCACCGAAGCTGGCGGCAAGGGAATTGACAAAGTAAACATCAGCACCCAATCCGGTGCCTGGGAAGCCTTGCAGCGTATCGATCAGGCCATCGACAAGGTGAACTCTGCCCGTGCCGATCTGGGCGCCATCCAGACTCGCTTCGAGAAGTCGATCGAGAACATCGACATCCAGAGCGAGAACCTCTCGGCAGCGCGTGGCCGCATCACTGATGCAGACTTTGCCAAGGAAACCGCCAACCTGAGCCGCACACAGATTCTGCAGCAAGCAGGCACGGCCATGGTGGCCCAGGCCAACCAGCTGCCTCAGCAAGTGCTGAGCCTGCTGAAGTAA
- a CDS encoding flagellin, translating into MAMTINTNVVSINAQRNLGLSGNSLATSMQRLSSGLRVNSAKDDAAGLAIAERMSTQVRGLSVASRNANDGISLAQTAEGALGKVGDMLQRMRELAVQSGNATNSKSDREALQSELSQLRDEVDRVAKTTSFNGAKLLDGGFTGAVFQVGANSGDNITVGALANTKVDELGNSTYGKAADVTAATVKTQAQASISAGDVTIKITGSNGTETSVKIAKDANVTEDEALGKVVAAINSKTADTGVTAFLSDDKTKIELRATENQANGDDIANVKIDTGSSIAAVDVTAGAATAGGGKGIDQVDISTQSGAWEALQRIDKAIDKVNSSRGDLGAIQTRFEKSVENIDIQSENITAARGRITDADFAKETANLSRTQILQQAGTAMVAQANQLPQQVLSLLR; encoded by the coding sequence ATGGCAATGACCATTAACACCAATGTTGTGTCCATCAATGCACAACGCAATCTGGGGCTGTCTGGCAACTCGCTGGCGACCTCCATGCAACGCCTGTCTTCGGGCCTGCGTGTCAACAGCGCCAAGGACGACGCCGCCGGCCTGGCCATTGCCGAGCGCATGAGCACCCAGGTGCGCGGCCTGTCCGTGGCATCGCGCAACGCCAATGACGGTATTTCCCTGGCCCAGACAGCTGAAGGCGCGCTGGGCAAGGTCGGCGACATGCTGCAACGCATGCGCGAACTGGCTGTGCAGTCGGGCAATGCCACCAACAGCAAGAGTGACCGCGAAGCCCTGCAGTCCGAACTGTCCCAGCTGCGTGATGAAGTGGACCGCGTGGCCAAGACCACCAGCTTCAACGGTGCCAAGCTGCTCGACGGTGGCTTCACCGGTGCAGTTTTCCAGGTGGGCGCCAACTCCGGCGACAACATCACCGTGGGCGCTCTGGCCAATACCAAGGTCGATGAGCTCGGCAACTCGACCTACGGCAAGGCAGCGGATGTCACTGCGGCAACGGTCAAGACACAGGCACAGGCATCGATCTCGGCTGGCGATGTGACAATCAAGATCACGGGCTCCAATGGCACCGAGACTTCGGTCAAGATTGCCAAGGATGCCAATGTGACCGAGGACGAAGCCCTGGGCAAGGTGGTGGCGGCCATCAACTCCAAGACGGCCGACACCGGCGTGACAGCCTTCCTGAGCGACGACAAGACCAAGATCGAGCTGCGCGCCACCGAAAATCAGGCCAATGGCGACGATATTGCCAACGTCAAGATTGACACGGGCAGCAGCATCGCAGCAGTGGACGTTACGGCCGGTGCCGCCACCGCGGGCGGCGGCAAGGGCATTGACCAGGTGGACATCAGCACTCAATCTGGTGCCTGGGAAGCTCTGCAGCGTATCGACAAGGCCATTGACAAGGTGAACTCTTCCCGAGGTGACCTGGGTGCCATCCAGACCCGGTTCGAGAAATCGGTTGAGAACATCGACATCCAGAGCGAGAACATCACTGCAGCCCGCGGCCGCATCACCGATGCCGACTTCGCCAAGGAAACCGCCAACCTGAGCCGCACGCAGATCCTGCAGCAGGCCGGCACGGCGATGGTGGCCCAGGCCAACCAGCTGCCCCAGCAGGTCCTGAGCCTGCTGCGCTGA
- a CDS encoding flagellar protein FliT, translating into MEHTLIDFYRAIEESSAKMLQAAQAKDWDGVARYEGTCAVLIEQLRFRSRDEKLAPELRKEKARIMQRILRNDAQIRVLAEPWLASFEHMFDGQPHVMH; encoded by the coding sequence ATGGAGCACACATTGATCGACTTCTACCGCGCCATTGAGGAAAGCAGCGCCAAGATGCTGCAGGCCGCCCAGGCCAAGGACTGGGACGGTGTTGCGCGCTATGAGGGCACTTGTGCCGTGCTGATCGAGCAGCTGCGCTTTCGTTCGCGTGACGAAAAGCTGGCGCCCGAACTGCGCAAGGAAAAGGCGCGCATCATGCAACGCATCTTGCGCAACGATGCCCAGATTCGCGTGCTCGCCGAGCCCTGGCTGGCCAGTTTCGAGCACATGTTTGACGGCCAGCCGCATGTGATGCACTGA
- the flhF gene encoding flagellar biosynthesis protein FlhF, with protein MNIKRFYAPTAREALAKARMVFGDGTLILSNRQTPDGVEVMATAEETLQDMDAGMQTGSPLQKALERRASDEGMSLRKEHSPLAPAAARRSRGGEAMSTLEHVQARQTAKEEQAREMQIQAKPVKAINELAQHSVQDDVEQLSMSTLTFQDYVRERMLRRRHESSLDSSEALPTFAQRVQERNNERPAMAAKSQAASAAVIRHNPLRPEKIQLKESARPVSTAAPQNFMQEMQSMKDLIEERFNTLTWLGQTRQNPIQSSLMHKLIRAGYSPALARALIEKLPETLSAGDAVRWLMQVLERNLRTDAAQPAIYEQGGVFALVGATGVGKTTTTAKLAALCAAKHGPASVGLITLDTYRIGGHDQLRTYARMLGMVAHQAHDKAALQDLLGLLQSKKMVLIDTTGVAPRDPRKDEIMDVLAIEGVQQLLAVNAAAQGDAQDDVMQAFKARGSQHAILTKVDEAVKVGPSVDTLIRHQIQLRGVTNGQRVPEDFERANAQLLVSASMRSAAKSAFDPQSLDLDFFFTPSSASSAEAAHA; from the coding sequence TGGCCACGGCCGAAGAGACCCTTCAGGACATGGATGCCGGCATGCAGACCGGCTCGCCCCTGCAAAAGGCACTGGAGCGCCGCGCAAGTGACGAAGGCATGAGCCTGCGCAAGGAGCACTCGCCTCTGGCCCCCGCTGCTGCCAGGCGCAGCCGGGGCGGTGAAGCCATGAGTACGCTGGAGCATGTGCAGGCGCGTCAGACGGCCAAGGAAGAGCAGGCCCGCGAGATGCAGATTCAGGCCAAGCCGGTCAAGGCCATCAATGAACTGGCCCAGCATTCCGTGCAGGACGATGTGGAGCAACTGTCCATGAGCACGCTGACCTTCCAGGACTATGTGCGCGAGCGCATGCTGCGCCGCCGCCATGAGTCGTCGCTGGACAGCAGCGAAGCGCTGCCCACCTTTGCCCAGCGCGTGCAGGAGCGCAACAACGAGCGCCCTGCCATGGCCGCCAAGTCTCAGGCAGCCAGCGCTGCGGTGATCCGCCACAATCCTCTGCGTCCCGAGAAGATCCAGCTCAAGGAAAGCGCCAGACCCGTCAGTACGGCTGCACCTCAGAACTTCATGCAGGAGATGCAGTCCATGAAGGATCTGATCGAGGAGCGCTTCAACACGCTGACCTGGCTGGGCCAGACGCGTCAGAACCCGATCCAGTCCAGCCTGATGCACAAGCTCATCCGCGCCGGATACTCGCCCGCACTTGCACGTGCGCTGATCGAGAAGCTGCCAGAGACGCTCTCCGCCGGCGACGCCGTGCGCTGGCTGATGCAGGTGCTGGAGCGCAATCTGCGCACCGATGCAGCCCAGCCTGCCATCTACGAGCAGGGCGGGGTGTTTGCCCTGGTCGGCGCGACCGGCGTGGGCAAGACCACCACCACGGCCAAGCTGGCGGCGCTGTGCGCGGCCAAGCATGGTCCCGCATCCGTGGGTCTGATCACGCTGGATACCTATCGCATCGGTGGCCATGACCAGTTGCGCACCTATGCCCGCATGCTGGGCATGGTGGCCCATCAGGCCCATGACAAGGCTGCGCTGCAGGACCTGCTCGGACTGCTGCAGAGCAAGAAGATGGTGCTGATCGATACGACCGGCGTGGCCCCGCGTGATCCGCGCAAGGACGAGATCATGGATGTGCTGGCCATTGAGGGCGTGCAGCAGCTGCTGGCCGTCAATGCAGCCGCTCAGGGCGATGCGCAGGACGATGTCATGCAGGCCTTCAAGGCGCGCGGATCGCAACACGCCATCCTCACCAAGGTCGATGAAGCCGTGAAGGTTGGTCCTTCGGTGGACACGCTGATCCGTCATCAGATCCAGCTGCGCGGCGTGACCAATGGCCAGCGCGTGCCCGAAGACTTCGAACGCGCCAATGCGCAACTGCTGGTCTCGGCCTCCATGCGCTCGGCGGCCAAGTCGGCCTTTGATCCCCAGTCGCTGGATCTGGACTTCTTCTTCACCCCTTCGTCCGCCAGCAGCGCAGAGGCTGCCCATGCTTGA
- a CDS encoding RNA polymerase sigma factor FliA, whose product MYTAKGQLDRDALIRQHVPLVRRIALHMIAKLPPNVELDDLIQVGMIGLAEALSRFESEQGVQFDTFASQRIRGAMLDELREGDWMSRSSRKSQKEIEQALNRLEQRLGRPPLESEIAAELGMALDDYQSLLGKVRGTQLVYLEDIGGGDGDDGDDYLERHVADSGADPFALLRDQRMRSALVEAIKALPEREQYVMGMYYEHDMNLKEIAAVLGVTESRVCQLHSQAIARLRTKMRSH is encoded by the coding sequence ATGTACACCGCCAAAGGCCAACTCGACCGCGACGCGCTGATTCGTCAGCATGTGCCGCTTGTGCGTCGAATTGCCTTGCACATGATCGCCAAACTGCCACCGAACGTCGAGCTGGATGACCTGATCCAGGTAGGCATGATCGGTCTGGCCGAAGCGCTGTCGCGCTTCGAGAGCGAGCAAGGCGTGCAATTCGACACTTTCGCCAGCCAGCGCATTCGTGGCGCCATGCTGGACGAACTGCGCGAAGGCGACTGGATGAGCCGTAGCTCACGCAAAAGCCAGAAGGAAATCGAGCAGGCGCTCAACCGCCTGGAACAGCGCCTGGGCCGGCCCCCGCTGGAGTCGGAGATCGCGGCCGAGCTGGGCATGGCCCTGGACGACTATCAGTCCCTGCTGGGCAAGGTGCGCGGCACGCAGCTGGTCTATCTCGAGGACATAGGCGGAGGTGACGGCGACGACGGCGACGACTATCTGGAGCGGCATGTGGCTGACTCTGGTGCCGACCCCTTTGCCTTGCTGCGTGACCAGCGCATGCGCTCCGCATTGGTCGAGGCCATCAAGGCCCTGCCGGAGCGCGAGCAGTATGTGATGGGCATGTACTACGAGCACGACATGAACCTCAAGGAAATCGCCGCCGTGCTCGGCGTGACCGAGTCGCGGGTCTGCCAGCTGCACAGTCAGGCCATCGCCCGTCTGCGCACCAAGATGCGCTCGCATTGA
- the fliD gene encoding flagellar filament capping protein FliD, with amino-acid sequence MAVSSVGIGSGLNVSDIISKMVSLQKQPLAGLQVKQQTIQTQISTYAQIKSLSSTLADANAKLTRDSGWNSMTINSSNSAVSMTVSGITSAATYDVSVTQLARSQTSVNAARAVDQKMGAAGTLSIQNTKTGVPVNVDYTSSDTLTTLAAKINEKASGMQALVMRDGAGNEQLMLRSKATGADAAFSVTDSGSAVGSFSIPANQGAQDAKITINGVTQASSTDNFDNVLPGLKITVNQVTVDQATNVDKPARVSVTADKTATKKNIQDFVDAFNALNDLLTKTTKGMRDESGKQTSSTDENDPSGLFQGDSATISLQSSLRSLLSGSASNATGDLKRLADIGIEYKDGTLSITKSEKLDKALDSPDALKSLFAAKSSSDGTGGGIAVSMKKFTDELLAYDGTLNSKTDSLELRKKSNLKDQDKINAGATTLEAKLTRQYSALDSQMSSISALSTYMQNQIAAWNKSS; translated from the coding sequence ATGGCAGTTTCCTCTGTGGGTATTGGCAGTGGCCTGAATGTCTCGGACATCATCAGCAAGATGGTGTCTCTGCAAAAGCAGCCTTTGGCAGGACTGCAGGTCAAACAGCAGACCATCCAGACCCAGATTTCGACCTATGCTCAGATCAAGTCGCTGTCGAGCACGCTGGCCGATGCGAATGCCAAGCTCACGCGCGATAGCGGCTGGAATTCGATGACCATCAACTCCAGCAACTCCGCAGTGTCGATGACGGTGTCGGGCATTACCAGCGCGGCGACGTATGACGTGTCGGTGACCCAGCTCGCTCGATCGCAGACATCGGTGAACGCTGCGCGTGCCGTGGATCAGAAGATGGGTGCGGCAGGCACGTTGAGCATCCAGAACACCAAGACTGGCGTACCGGTGAATGTCGACTACACCAGCAGCGACACGCTGACCACGCTGGCCGCGAAAATCAATGAAAAGGCCTCCGGCATGCAGGCTCTGGTGATGCGTGATGGCGCAGGCAACGAGCAATTGATGCTTCGCTCCAAGGCGACGGGGGCAGATGCGGCATTCAGCGTGACGGATAGCGGCTCCGCCGTGGGCAGTTTCTCCATCCCTGCCAACCAAGGGGCGCAGGATGCCAAGATCACCATCAATGGTGTGACGCAAGCCTCCAGCACTGACAACTTCGACAATGTGCTGCCGGGCTTGAAGATCACGGTCAACCAGGTGACCGTCGATCAGGCGACCAATGTGGACAAGCCTGCGCGCGTCTCCGTGACGGCTGACAAGACCGCCACCAAGAAGAACATTCAGGACTTTGTAGACGCTTTCAATGCCTTGAACGACTTGTTGACCAAGACCACCAAGGGCATGCGGGACGAGAGCGGCAAACAGACATCCTCGACCGACGAAAACGATCCATCGGGACTGTTCCAGGGCGATTCAGCCACGATCAGTCTGCAAAGCAGCCTGCGCTCCCTGCTCAGCGGCTCGGCCAGCAATGCCACGGGCGATCTCAAGCGCCTGGCGGATATCGGTATCGAGTACAAGGATGGCACCTTGAGCATCACCAAGTCCGAAAAGCTGGACAAGGCCCTGGACTCACCCGACGCCCTCAAGTCGCTTTTCGCAGCCAAGTCTTCCAGCGATGGAACCGGTGGCGGCATTGCCGTGAGCATGAAGAAATTCACGGATGAGCTGCTGGCCTATGACGGAACGCTGAACAGCAAGACCGACTCACTCGAATTGCGCAAAAAGAGCAATCTAAAGGACCAGGACAAGATCAACGCGGGAGCGACGACGCTGGAGGCCAAACTGACGCGTCAATACTCGGCACTGGACTCGCAGATGTCCTCCATCTCGGCGCTCAGCACCTATATGCAGAACCAGATTGCTGCCTGGAACAAGAGCAGCTGA